A single genomic interval of Methylophilales bacterium MBRSF5 harbors:
- a CDS encoding integration host factor subunit alpha — translation MTLTKANLSNLLFEQVGLNKTESKEMVEAFFEQIKIALENGESVKLSGFGNFELRTKSERPGRNPKTGEEVPIKARRVVTFHSSQKLKSSVDGGSSGK, via the coding sequence ATGACATTAACCAAAGCTAATTTATCAAATTTATTATTCGAACAAGTCGGTTTGAATAAGACAGAATCTAAAGAAATGGTAGAGGCTTTCTTTGAGCAAATTAAAATTGCTCTAGAGAATGGTGAAAGTGTTAAATTATCTGGTTTTGGAAATTTTGAATTAAGAACCAAATCAGAGCGACCCGGAAGAAATCCAAAAACTGGGGAAGAAGTTCCTATTAAAGCCAGACGAGTAGTCACTTTCCATTCTAGCCAAAAATTAAAGTCTAGTGTAGATGGTGGATCCTCTGGAAAATAA
- a CDS encoding transcriptional regulator, which translates to MENNKSLTNLPPLPQKRYFAIGEVSKLCDVKPHVLRYWEQEFPNLSPNTRRGNRRYYQPEEVLLIRKIRELLYEEGYTIQGAKQKLSNKQFVKETTSQEQIQKAQAELPLSNEPLNSNVPVTNLKNQLAEILKILKG; encoded by the coding sequence CTGGAAAATAATAAATCTCTAACAAATTTACCTCCACTCCCTCAAAAAAGATATTTCGCAATCGGTGAGGTGAGTAAGCTGTGTGACGTTAAACCTCATGTCTTAAGATACTGGGAACAAGAGTTTCCTAATTTGTCTCCGAATACCCGTCGGGGAAATCGAAGATATTATCAACCTGAGGAAGTACTCCTTATTCGTAAAATAAGAGAGCTGCTCTACGAAGAAGGGTATACAATTCAGGGAGCAAAACAAAAGTTATCTAATAAACAGTTTGTCAAAGAGACAACGTCACAAGAACAAATACAAAAGGCTCAGGCAGAACTTCCTTTATCGAATGAGCCATTAAATAGTAATGTTCCTGTTACAAATCTTAAAAATCAATTAGCAGAAATTCTAAAGATACTAAAAGGATAA